Proteins found in one Triticum urartu cultivar G1812 chromosome 4, Tu2.1, whole genome shotgun sequence genomic segment:
- the LOC125553221 gene encoding ankyrin-3-like, whose protein sequence is MAPPRSTAAPPDLPIPYPTAVDEFNLHLLHAASEGDLPLLKGLVRALEKSTRDPREVLDATREEGLGALHMAARIGSVPVCRYLVEEIGVDVDADGDESVTPLLCAMFGGSLDTICYLLDHGANPDKVVGDRFTPLHHAAGMGDREMVELLLTKGASVDSVSVSGTPLHIAAFRGQDEAMKVLLENNADHNKILPGIDTPLISAITASSVKCVKLLVEAGADVNDGLVPPLAAAADKGLTACLKCLLEAGADPNVPDPSGRLPIELAALNGTREDVEILFPVTSCIPTVHDWSIDGIILHAKSVSMEQGDYSNVKRIDELKSLGVKSVKRNDYSTAATVYSVAIEHDPHDATLFSNRSLCWLRMGDGHNALQDALACREMRPGWPKACYRQGAALMLLKDYGGARDAFLDAAKLDPQSSEIKAALREAMNSLEISDGATKTT, encoded by the exons atGGCGCCGCCTCGCTCCACCGCCGCCCCTCCAGACCTCCCTATCCCCTACCCTACGGCCGTCGACGAGTTCAATCTGCATCTGCTCCACGCGGCGAGCGAGGGCGACCTCCCGCTCTTAAAGG GGCTGGTGCGGGCGCTGGAGAAGAGCACGCGGGATCCCAGGGAGGTGCTGGATGCGACCAGGGAGGAAGGCCTCGGGGCGCTGCACATGGCCGCCAGAATTGGGAGCGTCCCGGTGTGCAGGTACCTGGTCGAGGAGATAGGGGTAGATGTGGACGCCGACGGCGATGAAT CCGTAACGCCTCTGCTTTGCGCAATGTTTGGTGGAAGCTTGGATACTATCTGCTATCTTCTCGATCATGGGGCTAATCCAGACAAAGTTGTCGGCGACCGCTTCACCCCGCTTCATCATGCCGCTGGAATGG GAGACCGTGAAATGGTGGAACTCTTGCTTACAAAAGGAGCTTCTGTTGACTCAGTATCTGTCAGTGGGACACCATTGCATATCGCTGCCTTCAGAGGGCAGGATGAAGCTATGAAAGTTTTATTGGAGAACAACGCAGAT CACAACAAGATACTGCCTGGTATTGACACCCCCCTTATTTCTGCTATAACTGCTTCCTCAGTGAAATGTGTCAAGCTCCTGGTTGAG GCTGGTGCTGATGTCAATGACGGTCTTGTACCCCCTTTAGCTGCTGCTGCGGATAAAGGCTTAACTGCATGCTTGAAATGCTTACTGGAAGCTGGAGCTGACCCTAATGTTCCTGACCCC TCGGGTAGGCTGCCAATAGAACTCGCTGCACTGAACGGTACAAGGGAAGATGTTGAGATCTTATTCCCTGTAACTTCTTGTATTCCAACTGTGCATGATTGGAGCATTGACGGAATAATACTTCATGCAAAGTCAGTGTCTATGGAACAG GGTGATTATTCAAATGTAAAAAGAATAGACGAGCTGAAGTCACTTGGGGTTAAGTCtgtcaagagaaatgattattctaCTGCGGCAACAGTGTACAGTGTG GCAATAGAGCATGACCCTCATGATGCTACCTTGTTCTCGAACAGGAGCCTTTGCTGGCTCCGCATGGGCGATGGACACAATGCTTTGCAGGACGCTCTTGCGTGCAGAGAAATGCGGCCTGGCTGGCCAAAGGCCTGCTACCGGCAGGGCGCAGCGCTCATGTTATTGAAG GACTACGGGGGTGCACGTGATGCTTTTCTGGATGCAGCCAAGTTGGACCCGCAGAGCTCTGAGATCAAGGCTGCGTTGCG GGAAGCTATGAATTCCTTGGAGATATCCGATGGCGCAACAAAGACCACTTGA
- the LOC125553222 gene encoding uncharacterized protein LOC125553222, whose protein sequence is MPVIPVANNGGPRRSLTWFIGGGVPVSAPPWSNGVGEEPMPVVRPPRAVAGHHYLRRLRTWVPRILRPRLGSDYAPASATTAAQPPWCVGAAASGSGDLGLDGQEGSNSGQNCDAAVKPTRLLAVNGGLVPESSLRPVTGRNSGILKQQKINLLDIDAALPEEALRASKSQQIRRRSWRAFIKHAESISEMVLATSMLERVIKSEFLKNDWWYWSSFTVAIKTSTVSSLALRIYTLDDCIMYTKEPNIVLATKVVNKGMTMKEPEPSVSYSAPIDLFYTPNLRCSAEQCKTI, encoded by the exons ATGCCCGTAATTCCCGTCGCAAATAATGGTGGCCCTCGTCGCTCTCTAACCTGGTTCATCGGTGGAGGTGTCCCCGTCAGTGCACCACCCTGGAGTAATGGGGTGGGGGAAGAACCCATGCCCGTCGTGCGGCCTCCCCGCGCTGTCGCGGGCCACCATTATTTGCGACGCCTACGAACGTGGGTTCCCCGAATCCTGCGTCCACGTCTTGGGTCCGATTATGCGCCAGCCTCCGCCACCACCGCTGCCCAGCCGCCCTGGTGTGTGGGTGCGGCGGCCTCCGGTAGCGGTGACCTAGGACTGGATGGGCAAGAGGGGTCAAATTCTGGTCAAAATTGTGATGCAG CAGTCAAGCCAACAAGATTGCTAGCTGTTAACGGTGGCTTGGTTCCGGAGTCATCACTGAGGCCTGTTACAGGAAGAAACTCTGGTATCCTCAAGCAGCAAAAGATCAATTTGCTTGATATAGATGCAGCGTTGCCTGAGGAAGCTTTGAGAGCCTCAAAGTCTCAACAAATAAGAAGGCGTTCATGGCGTGCTTTCATCAAACATGCAGAATCAATATCCGAG ATGGTACTGGCGACCAGCATGTTGGAGAGAGTGATAAAATCCGAGTTCTTGAAGAATGATTGGTGGTACTGGTCCTCCTTCACAGTAGCTATCAAGACCTCAACTGTATCCTCGCTCGCTCTCAGGATCTACACTCTTGACGACTGTATCATGTACACCAAGGAGCCTAACATCGTGCTGGCTACAAAGGTTGTAAACAAGGGGATGACGATGAAAGAACCAGAACCATCGGTGTCATACTCTGCGCCGATTGATCTATTTTATACCCCAAACTTAAGATGTTCTGCAGAGCAGTGCAAAACAATTTGA